The proteins below come from a single Lonchura striata isolate bLonStr1 chromosome 10, bLonStr1.mat, whole genome shotgun sequence genomic window:
- the RNF7 gene encoding RING-box protein 2 isoform X1 gives MADVEDGDEPGAPHSLPGSAGSKAGAPDKMFSLKKWNAVAMWSWDVECDTCAICRVQVMDACLRCQAENKQEDCVVVWGECNHSFHNCCMSLWVKQNNRCPLCQQDWVVQRIGK, from the exons ATGGCCGATGTGGAGGACGGGGACGAGCCCGGCGCCCCCCACTCGCTGCCGGGCTCCGCGGGCTCCAAGGCGGGCGCCCCCGACAAGATGTTCTCGCTGAAGAAGTGGAATGCGGTGGCCATGTGGAGCTGGGACGTGGAGTGCGACACCTGCGCCATTTGCCGGGTGCAGGTCATGG ATGCCTGTCTTAGATGTCAAgctgaaaacaaacaagaagatTGTGTTG tgGTTTGGGGAGAATGCAATCATTCCTTCCACAATTGCTGCATGTCCTTGTGGGTGAAACAGAATAATCGCTGTCCCCTCTGCCAGCAGGACTGGGTAGTCCAGAGAATAGGCAAATAA
- the RNF7 gene encoding RING-box protein 2 isoform X2, with protein MADVEDGDEPGAPHSLPGSAGSKAGAPDKMFSLKKWNAVAMWSWDVECDTCAICRVQMPVLDVKLKTNKKIVLWFGENAIIPSTIAACPCG; from the exons ATGGCCGATGTGGAGGACGGGGACGAGCCCGGCGCCCCCCACTCGCTGCCGGGCTCCGCGGGCTCCAAGGCGGGCGCCCCCGACAAGATGTTCTCGCTGAAGAAGTGGAATGCGGTGGCCATGTGGAGCTGGGACGTGGAGTGCGACACCTGCGCCATTTGCCGGGTGCAG ATGCCTGTCTTAGATGTCAAgctgaaaacaaacaagaagatTGTGTTG tgGTTTGGGGAGAATGCAATCATTCCTTCCACAATTGCTGCATGTCCTTGTGGGTGA